From Juglans regia cultivar Chandler chromosome 9, Walnut 2.0, whole genome shotgun sequence:
TGGGAAAATTTGATATGGTTTTTGTAGCACAAGATGTATATTATAAGATGTTGAACAGCAGGATTAGGCCAAGTTTGCTGACATTCAATActatgattaatatattatgtaagaaGGGTAAGGTGCAAGAGGCAGAGTTGGTTTTGAGTAAGGTTTTTCAGTATGATATGTGCCCAGATGTGTTTACATATACATCTTTGATTCTTGGACACTGTAGGAATGGTAATTTGAGTGCAGCTTTTGGGGTTTTTGATAGAATGGTGATGAAGGGGTGTGACCCAAATTCCGTTACATACTCAACCCTTATTAATGGCCTATGCAATGATGGGCGGGTGGACGAGGCATTGGACATGATTGAAGCAATGATTGAGAAAGGGATTGAGCCAACTGTGTATACTTATACGGTTCCAATTACTTCCTTATGTGAAGCTCAGCGTGTGAATGATGCGATTGAGCTGGCTGGAAGTATGAGGAAGAGGGGATGTATTCTCAATGTTCACACACATACAGCATTGATTAGTGGGTTGTTTCGAGCTGGGAAACATGAGATTGCAATTGGGATATACCACAAGATGTTGAGGAATGGTTTGGTTCCAAGCACAGTAACATTTAATGCTTTGATAAATGAGTTTTGTGCTGGAGGAAGATTTGGTGTTGcgttgaagattttttattggaTGGAAGGCCATCGTATGGCACTGAATGTTCAAACATACAACGAGATTATAAAAGGATTTTGCTTGCTGGGTGATGTTCAGAAGGCAATGGTCCTTTTCAACAAAATGCTCAAAGCTGGTCCCCCTCCAACCGTGGTTACATACAACACACTCATCAATGGGTACCTTAAATTAGGAAACACGAACAATTCTATTAGACTATTGGAGTTGATGAAGGAGAGTGGTTGTGAACCAGATGAGTGGACCTACAGCAAACTTATCTCGGGGTTTTGTGAGGGTGGCAAGTTGGATCTTGCATCTAGTCTTTTCCATGAAATGGAGAAAAGAGGTATTAGTCCAAACCAGGTCTGTTACACTGCTATGATAAGTGGATACTGTACAGTGGGTAAGTTAGATATTGCCCTAACATTGTTTGAGAAGATGGAGGAAAGTGGTTGCCATCCAAGTGTTGAAACCTACAATGCCATTGTCAGTGGGTTGTCCAAAGATAATCGCTTTTCTGAAGCTGAAAAGACTTGTATCAAGATGGCAGAGCAAGGCTTACAGCCTAATGTCATTACCTACACATCTTTGATTGATGGGCTATGTAGAAATGGTAGGACTGAGCTTGCATTCAAGATATCCCatgaaatggaaaaaagaaattgcTCACCAAATCTGTACACATATAGTTTACTTATTTATGGGTTATGTCTAGAGGGAAAAGCTGATGATGCGGAGGGGTTACTTGAAGAAATGGAGAGGAAAGGATTGGTTCCCGATGAGGTGACATATACATCACTTATGGACGGTTTTGTTATGCATGGTAAGCTAGATCATGCATTCTTACTTCTTAGGAGAATGATTAACATGGGCTGCAAACCCAACTACAGAACATTGTGTGTGTTGTTGAAAGGGTTGCAAAGGGAGTATAAGTTGCTCACAGAAAAGGCTGTGGCACAACATGAAGCAGTGTACAATTGCAGCTCAGACGAGAGATATACCAATTTTGaagttttatgtaatttcttaaCTAGATTGTCAGAGAATGGATGTGACCCTACTGTTGATACCTACAGTACTCTGGTGACAGGCTTGTGCAGAGAAGGCAGATCTTGGGAGGCAAGTCAATTGATGGAAAACATGAAGGAGAGAGGCTTGTGTCCTAATCAAGAAATTTACGACTCAATGCTGGTTGCTCATTGCAAGAACTTAGAACTGGACCATGCTCTGAAAATCTTCAACAAAATGACAATTAGAGTCTTGGAGCCCCGCTTATCAATCTACAAAGCACTTATTTGTGCTCTCTGCAGTGCAAGTCGGGTAGAAGAGGCTCAAAGTTTTTTTAAGAGCATGCTTGAGAAAGGATGGAATAATGATGAGATTGTTTGGACAGTATTGGTTGATGGATTGCTGAAGGAAGGGCAAGTAGATCCATGTATGAAGCTTCTGCACATTATGGAGGCCAGAAATTGCATTCTCAATTCTTATACATATTTAATCTTGGCCAGAGAGCTGTCTAAATTAGACAAATCCATTGAAACATCTGAAATATCTGACAAGTTAAAAAGGACATAGATTGACGATGAAGTATGAACGTCTGTTAAATGGGACCAATAATGCCTTTCAATCTTGCCATCATACAGTGGGTAAGCAGACGTGCTTCTAACTCTTCTTACCTTTTCTGTTTCCTTCATTTTCCGTTTTTATGtcaataatttgattttcaggtatgatttcttaattacaaGAAGATGACAGATGATCGTGCGTCTGGCATACTATTTAAAGAATCTCGGACCTCAGATTAAATCAGAAGGCTTAGTGTACACAAATGTGGTTCTAAAGTAGCCTTACAGTCATGTTTAGGTAAAGTTCACATTCAGAGATTTATTATTGCTTTCACCATATCTTTCAAGTAACTTTCTTGTTCTGTTCTAGTTTTCTTAGGACCGTCTTATCATTATTGTTTTGGTTCATTTGTCTTGCCAGGGAATAAAAGTTTTGTTCCTTTTGTCATTGATTATAGCCTTCTTAGACTACTAGTGCTTGCCAGTCACATTCCACATGCAACCTAGCTAGGCAATCTGGggtcaaaagaaaatttttggtcCTTTTGAAAGCCAATTGGGTCATACCATAGACTGCTACCCATGATCACAAAATTTTATGGATTATTTGATGAGAGCTTTTGAATATatgcttgattaaattactgCAGTTCATATTATTGATATCAAACAGCTCCTAAATGTGGTTTCTGACAAAGTCACAGACCTATAAAGCTTCCTAAGGGGTATTTCCCCACAAACAGCCTTTGGGAATTCTAGTTGTAACTACACCATGATTTATTAAAGCTTCCACATTTGAACTTGAATTCCAAATTGAGAAACCATAAAGATACTGGGAATTTCTTCCATTATTTCTAGCTGTGCAATTAAAATTTCACCTTTTTGATACTACAATCCTCTGATGCAAGATTGTACATTCACTCTCTAGGTGGAGATAATTTGAGAGCCGAGTAAAAAGCTGAAGAGGAGGCCCACTTGCTTATGTTCTTCTAAGACTTAGGTGCCATCCCAGACCAATTGAGTTTCCTGTCTTTGGGAATCACATCTTTCTAGCCTGAAGGATCTCTCTTCCCACTCTCCTCCACATGCTTCCCCCCATATAACATAATACTATTAGGACGCTAGTATTCTGGTTAAATGAAGGGAAATTAGAGGAAACGGTTGATTAAAATGCTTGTTATTGTTGATCATAAGCATGCGTGTGATTCTCTCTCTGCTTCTTCTTATactgttttaaaaaatcatgtcaCTTCTTCTTGATCCTTGCATTTTGTCCTTTTCTCTCTTTAGgaggaaatatatttttaaaaattccttctctctctttaatGTACTTCTTGGAGCCAATTGAATAGGGTCTGAACTGAAAAGGGGAAAGGGAACAACTTGGTAAGAAGTCTGACTCTTTTCAGcatgatttgattttaaaaaaatgaaaaagttctGTAGATTTTCGGTTAGCTCCTTTTATAAGGCGCTAACTTGTCATTGTGTCTATGATTACCcctggaaaagcatttggagagTTAAGTTACCTAGTAAGGTGGCGTTTTTCTGTTGGTTGGTGTATCTTGGTAAAATTCTGACCATGGATAACTTAAGAAAGCGTGGAATGTGTGTAGTagattggtgcttcatgtgcaagAGAGATGGTGAATCTATtaaccatctttttcttcattgtgaggtggccaagactttgtggaatgagatttttggtaaGTCGGGTATTGATTGAGTGATGCCCAAGCAAGTGGTGGATCTTCTTGCATGTTGGAAAGGTTTTGAGGGGAGTCAACATATTACtgccatatggaagatgattcattTGTGCTTGATGTGGTGCTTACGGTTGGAGAGGAATGGGGGTGCTTTAAAGATAAAGAACGCTCAAATGGGAGAACTTAGggagtttttctttagtacCTTGAGTTGTTGGGCTAAGgctcttgtattgaatggagataattttctcatgtatactccctgtgtacttaggctttgcctattattatgaataaaacttcttgattacttatcaaaaaaaatattttcttgttttgcttTAGTCTTTTTATGTTTCTAGTGTGAATGTAGGTATTTCCTCTTATAtatttcttgtgtacttgggctttgcctattcttggtaatgaaattctcttattaattataaaaaaagaaattgcttGTTATTTATGGTTTATAGCGCTAATTCGAAATATGTTCCTAAAACATGTTCAGAAAAACAAATGTTTTGCGATGACCTTCTTCATTATGCTGCAATGTGGTAAAATCTCTCTTTTAACACTTCCAACGAATCTCTTCTTGATGCAGAGAG
This genomic window contains:
- the LOC109014231 gene encoding pentatricopeptide repeat-containing protein At5g65560-like isoform X1, which gives rise to MHGLSRSSLSGFLQTGDGARYRNAAAPISCSSRLFDSVGESESRSRWYSVLSARRSHVIKYSTQVNLKDTSFPGNRYESTESTAAAPYVSALPAEKFEFYKRNFDKDLDSLPSSCFITEFLQYLSFVKSVVASTNLPLNVPREILAESQIVQIMRKPIKTSSSIHLRNLLSQSGSHHFRGFSSKPNFSFTPFEDPPPNLVSKICNILSGPQWEKNPQLKTLSPKLKPYHVSKILEIHNNTDSALRFFYWVSNRHFYVRDMSCFISMLNRLVQDRQFAKADHVRILMIKACQNEDDLKRAMSYFNEISGTGFEFTLYSFNTLLIQLGKFDMVFVAQDVYYKMLNSRIRPSLLTFNTMINILCKKGKVQEAELVLSKVFQYDMCPDVFTYTSLILGHCRNGNLSAAFGVFDRMVMKGCDPNSVTYSTLINGLCNDGRVDEALDMIEAMIEKGIEPTVYTYTVPITSLCEAQRVNDAIELAGSMRKRGCILNVHTHTALISGLFRAGKHEIAIGIYHKMLRNGLVPSTVTFNALINEFCAGGRFGVALKIFYWMEGHRMALNVQTYNEIIKGFCLLGDVQKAMVLFNKMLKAGPPPTVVTYNTLINGYLKLGNTNNSIRLLELMKESGCEPDEWTYSKLISGFCEGGKLDLASSLFHEMEKRGISPNQVCYTAMISGYCTVGKLDIALTLFEKMEESGCHPSVETYNAIVSGLSKDNRFSEAEKTCIKMAEQGLQPNVITYTSLIDGLCRNGRTELAFKISHEMEKRNCSPNLYTYSLLIYGLCLEGKADDAEGLLEEMERKGLVPDEVTYTSLMDGFVMHGKLDHAFLLLRRMINMGCKPNYRTLCVLLKGLQREYKLLTEKAVAQHEAVYNCSSDERYTNFEVLCNFLTRLSENGCDPTVDTYSTLVTGLCREGRSWEASQLMENMKERGLCPNQEIYDSMLVAHCKNLELDHALKIFNKMTIRVLEPRLSIYKALICALCSASRVEEAQSFFKSMLEKGWNNDEIVWTVLVDGLLKEGQVDPCMKLLHIMEARNCILNSYTYLILARELSKLDKSIETSEISDKLKRT
- the LOC109014231 gene encoding pentatricopeptide repeat-containing protein At5g65560-like isoform X3; the protein is MRKPIKTSSSIHLRNLLSQSGSHHFRGFSSKPNFSFTPFEDPPPNLVSKICNILSGPQWEKNPQLKTLSPKLKPYHVSKILEIHNNTDSALRFFYWVSNRHFYVRDMSCFISMLNRLVQDRQFAKADHVRILMIKACQNEDDLKRAMSYFNEISGTGFEFTLYSFNTLLIQLGKFDMVFVAQDVYYKMLNSRIRPSLLTFNTMINILCKKGKVQEAELVLSKVFQYDMCPDVFTYTSLILGHCRNGNLSAAFGVFDRMVMKGCDPNSVTYSTLINGLCNDGRVDEALDMIEAMIEKGIEPTVYTYTVPITSLCEAQRVNDAIELAGSMRKRGCILNVHTHTALISGLFRAGKHEIAIGIYHKMLRNGLVPSTVTFNALINEFCAGGRFGVALKIFYWMEGHRMALNVQTYNEIIKGFCLLGDVQKAMVLFNKMLKAGPPPTVVTYNTLINGYLKLGNTNNSIRLLELMKESGCEPDEWTYSKLISGFCEGGKLDLASSLFHEMEKRGISPNQVCYTAMISGYCTVGKLDIALTLFEKMEESGCHPSVETYNAIVSGLSKDNRFSEAEKTCIKMAEQGLQPNVITYTSLIDGLCRNGRTELAFKISHEMEKRNCSPNLYTYSLLIYGLCLEGKADDAEGLLEEMERKGLVPDEVTYTSLMDGFVMHGKLDHAFLLLRRMINMGCKPNYRTLCVLLKGLQREYKLLTEKAVAQHEAVYNCSSDERYTNFEVLCNFLTRLSENGCDPTVDTYSTLVTGLCREGRSWEASQLMENMKERGLCPNQEIYDSMLVAHCKNLELDHALKIFNKMTIRVLEPRLSIYKALICALCSASRVEEAQSFFKSMLEKGWNNDEIVWTVLVDGLLKEGQVDPCMKLLHIMEARNCILNSYTYLILARELSKLDKSIETSEISDKLKRT